A window of the Synechococcus sp. M16.1 genome harbors these coding sequences:
- a CDS encoding helix-turn-helix domain-containing protein has protein sequence MAPRRLSDSEKQDLVGRYKAGESTSALAEAFGCSPNTVSRTVKALLPADAYAALKASRQKGLATPPPPTVTQAEEPEVDSLKEDDSSLALDDADDFGEDSEEELAEDDDNGSVETFTELVPLLGVGNLSDRPLNQAQPFSVDLLPDSAYMLVDKVVELDARPLKEFPELGLLDDAEQERQGLCLFASPRAAKRQCGRSQRVIKVPDTAVFQRTSSYLLARGITRLVLDGTLIALDA, from the coding sequence ATGGCCCCGCGTCGTCTCAGCGACAGCGAGAAGCAGGATCTGGTCGGTCGTTACAAGGCCGGCGAGTCAACATCAGCTTTGGCTGAGGCCTTTGGCTGCAGCCCCAACACCGTGAGTCGCACGGTGAAAGCACTGTTGCCAGCTGATGCTTATGCCGCGCTGAAGGCCAGCAGGCAAAAAGGGCTGGCGACCCCTCCCCCGCCAACCGTCACTCAGGCGGAAGAACCAGAGGTTGACTCCCTTAAGGAAGACGACAGCAGCCTGGCTCTTGATGACGCCGATGATTTCGGCGAAGACTCTGAGGAGGAGCTCGCCGAAGACGATGACAACGGCAGCGTTGAAACATTCACGGAGCTTGTTCCCCTGCTTGGGGTGGGAAATCTCAGCGATCGCCCATTGAATCAAGCCCAACCGTTCAGTGTCGACCTGCTGCCGGACAGCGCCTACATGCTCGTCGACAAGGTGGTCGAGCTGGATGCGCGCCCCCTCAAGGAGTTCCCCGAATTGGGCCTCCTCGACGATGCCGAACAGGAACGTCAGGGGTTGTGCCTGTTTGCCAGCCCCCGTGCAGCCAAGCGCCAGTGCGGGCGTAGTCAGCGGGTGATCAAGGTTCCCGATACGGCTGTGTTTCAGCGCACCAGCAGTTACCTGTTGGCCCGGGGCATTACACGACTGGTGTTGGACGGAACCTTGATTGCGCTGGATGCCTGA
- a CDS encoding polyribonucleotide nucleotidyltransferase has product MQGQTQSISFDGREIRLTTGRFAPQAGGSVLVECGDTAVLVTATRSGGREGIDFLPLICDYEERLYAAGRIPGSYMRRESRPPERATLTARLIDRPMRPLFPSWLRDDLQVVATCLSLDERVPADVLAVTGASIATLLAGIPFNGPMAAVRVGLLGDDFVLNPSYREIERGDLDLVVAGTPDGVVMVEAGANQLPEQDVIEAIDFGYEAICELIKAQEQLLKDLGITQVKPEKPEEDSTVPAYLEKQCTKAISAVLSKFDQSKDERDTALETVKGEVSETIAGLKDDHAVRQTLASSPKLLGNSFKALTKKLMRQQILKDGKRVDGRGLDEVRQISAMAGVLPRRVHGSGLFQRGLTQVLSTATLGTPSDAQEMDDLHPNTEKLYLHHYNFPPYSVGETRPMRSPGRREIGHGALAERAILPVLPEKDTFPYVVRVVSEVLSSNGSTSMGSVCGSTLSLMDAGVPLKAPVSGAAMGLIKEGDEVRILTDIQGIEDFLGDMDFKVAGSEKGITALQMDMKITGLSVKTVAEAVNQARPARLHILEKMLEAIDTPRDNLSPHAPRLLSFRIDPELIGTVIGPGGRTIKGITERTNTKIDIEDGGIVTIASHDGAAAEEAQKIIEGLTRKVNEGEVFSGSITRIIPIGAFVEILPGKEGMIHISQLSEARVEKVEDVVKVGDEVTVRVREIDNRGRINLTLRGVPQAGDASEVEPQPTPVAPLS; this is encoded by the coding sequence GTGCAAGGACAAACCCAGTCGATCTCCTTTGACGGACGCGAGATTCGACTGACCACCGGGCGCTTCGCCCCTCAGGCGGGAGGATCCGTCTTGGTGGAGTGTGGCGACACCGCCGTGCTTGTGACCGCAACCCGTTCAGGCGGACGAGAAGGCATTGATTTCCTGCCGCTGATCTGCGATTACGAGGAGCGGCTTTATGCAGCTGGCCGCATTCCCGGCAGCTACATGCGTCGTGAGAGCCGCCCCCCCGAACGGGCCACGCTCACGGCCCGACTGATTGACCGCCCGATGCGGCCACTGTTCCCCAGCTGGCTGCGCGATGACCTGCAGGTGGTGGCCACCTGCCTGTCCCTTGATGAGCGGGTCCCCGCTGATGTTCTTGCGGTGACGGGTGCATCGATTGCCACGCTGCTGGCAGGCATCCCCTTCAACGGCCCGATGGCCGCCGTGCGGGTGGGTCTGCTCGGGGATGACTTCGTGCTCAACCCGAGTTATCGGGAGATCGAACGGGGTGATCTGGACCTGGTGGTCGCCGGCACCCCTGACGGCGTGGTGATGGTTGAGGCCGGCGCCAACCAGCTGCCCGAGCAAGACGTGATCGAGGCGATTGATTTCGGCTACGAAGCGATCTGCGAACTGATCAAGGCACAGGAACAGCTGCTGAAGGATCTGGGCATCACCCAGGTGAAGCCGGAGAAGCCGGAGGAAGACAGCACCGTTCCTGCCTATCTCGAGAAGCAGTGCACCAAGGCGATCAGCGCTGTCCTCAGCAAATTTGATCAGAGCAAGGACGAGCGGGACACAGCCCTGGAAACGGTGAAGGGCGAGGTGTCCGAGACCATCGCAGGTCTCAAGGACGACCACGCCGTTCGCCAAACCCTGGCCAGCAGCCCGAAACTGCTCGGCAACAGCTTCAAGGCGCTGACCAAGAAGTTGATGCGCCAGCAGATTCTCAAAGACGGCAAGCGTGTGGATGGACGCGGCCTCGACGAGGTTCGCCAGATCAGCGCCATGGCCGGCGTCCTGCCGCGCCGGGTGCATGGTTCTGGTCTGTTCCAACGCGGACTCACCCAGGTGCTCTCCACCGCAACCCTGGGCACCCCCAGCGATGCCCAGGAGATGGACGACCTCCATCCCAACACCGAGAAGCTGTACCTGCACCACTACAACTTCCCGCCCTACTCCGTCGGTGAAACGCGGCCGATGCGCTCCCCAGGTCGTCGTGAGATCGGCCATGGCGCCCTGGCCGAACGCGCCATTCTTCCGGTGCTTCCCGAGAAGGACACCTTCCCCTACGTGGTGCGCGTGGTGAGCGAAGTGCTCAGCTCCAATGGCTCCACCTCGATGGGTTCCGTCTGCGGCAGCACCCTGTCGCTGATGGATGCCGGCGTGCCGCTGAAGGCTCCGGTGAGTGGCGCAGCCATGGGTCTGATCAAAGAGGGCGATGAGGTGCGGATCCTCACCGACATCCAAGGCATCGAGGACTTCCTCGGCGACATGGACTTCAAGGTGGCCGGTAGCGAGAAGGGCATCACCGCCCTGCAGATGGACATGAAGATCACCGGCCTTTCGGTGAAGACGGTGGCTGAAGCCGTCAACCAGGCACGTCCGGCACGGCTCCACATCCTCGAGAAGATGCTCGAGGCGATCGACACCCCTCGGGACAACCTGTCTCCCCATGCCCCACGTCTGCTCAGCTTCCGGATTGATCCAGAGCTGATCGGCACCGTGATTGGCCCCGGTGGACGCACGATCAAGGGCATCACCGAGCGCACCAACACCAAGATCGACATCGAGGACGGCGGCATCGTGACCATCGCTTCCCACGATGGTGCTGCGGCTGAAGAAGCCCAGAAGATCATCGAAGGCCTGACCCGCAAGGTGAACGAGGGTGAGGTGTTCTCCGGTTCGATCACCCGGATCATCCCGATCGGCGCCTTTGTGGAGATCCTTCCGGGCAAGGAAGGCATGATCCACATCTCGCAGCTCTCCGAAGCTCGCGTCGAGAAGGTCGAAGACGTGGTGAAGGTGGGCGACGAGGTGACCGTGCGGGTGCGCGAAATCGACAACCGCGGCCGCATCAACCTCACCCTGAGGGGCGTGCCCCAGGCCGGCGATGCCTCCGAAGTGGAGCCTCAACCCACCCCGGTGGCACCGCTCAGCTGA
- a CDS encoding DUF3303 domain-containing protein yields MTFLMHWSFKTGYHEIAAKKFLATGAPFPECKSWKRWHAPGSVEGWILVEADNADACYEHAAEWAECLDWEVTPVLSDEQAGPLIAKAYS; encoded by the coding sequence ATGACCTTTTTGATGCACTGGTCGTTCAAGACCGGCTACCACGAAATTGCTGCTAAGAAGTTCCTGGCAACGGGTGCGCCTTTCCCCGAGTGCAAGTCCTGGAAGCGTTGGCACGCACCGGGCTCCGTTGAGGGCTGGATTCTCGTGGAGGCAGATAACGCCGATGCCTGTTACGAGCATGCCGCTGAGTGGGCCGAGTGCCTCGACTGGGAGGTCACCCCGGTGCTGTCAGATGAGCAAGCTGGCCCCCTGATTGCCAAGGCCTACAGCTGA
- a CDS encoding AAA family ATPase, which yields MSSATWGHQIDLLVRARTPLIWVRSNEEARVESLLGEAAQRLARQLVCWNFIDGISGPVNSDGQGSRQPMAMLQWLQQRDAGSPTLLLAKDFHRFCDDPGVARMLRNLEASLRSTPHTLVLCCGQWTPPGDLEESLTLLDLPLPDSDDLRRLISSIGTSSGTPLPAPVLDELAQACSGLSEMRVRQVAARALARRGQLGSEDLQDVLDEKRQTIARSEVLEFCRSDAGTEAIGGLDGLKTWLNQRHRAFSEDARRFGLPLPRGVLLVGPQGTGKSLTAKAIACSWSMPLLRLDVGRLFAGLVGASEARTREMIQRAEAMAPCVLWIDEIDKGFGGDGRSDGGTTQRVLANVLTWMAEKQSPVFVVATANGVEKLPPELLRKGRFDEIFMLDLPSSAERRSILELHLERRRPGLKLPLETVVSRSEGFSGAELEQTVIEAMHLAFADNRELTEPDLIGAASQLIPLSRTASEQLERLKLWADGGRARPASVAAGNEA from the coding sequence ATGAGCAGTGCCACCTGGGGACATCAGATCGACCTTCTGGTACGGGCGCGCACACCCCTGATCTGGGTGCGGAGCAATGAGGAAGCCCGGGTGGAGAGCCTGCTGGGAGAGGCTGCTCAGCGGCTTGCACGCCAGCTGGTCTGCTGGAATTTCATCGATGGCATCAGCGGGCCGGTGAATTCCGATGGCCAGGGGAGCCGTCAACCGATGGCCATGCTGCAGTGGCTTCAGCAACGGGATGCTGGCAGCCCAACCCTTCTGCTCGCCAAGGATTTTCATCGTTTCTGCGATGACCCGGGCGTTGCCCGGATGCTGCGCAATCTCGAAGCATCCCTGCGCAGCACCCCGCACACCCTGGTGTTGTGCTGCGGGCAATGGACACCCCCCGGCGATCTGGAAGAAAGCCTCACGCTTCTCGATCTCCCCCTTCCCGACAGCGACGACCTGCGCCGGCTGATCAGCAGCATCGGCACCAGCAGCGGCACCCCCCTGCCAGCTCCTGTCCTGGATGAATTGGCTCAGGCCTGCAGCGGGCTCAGCGAGATGCGTGTTCGCCAGGTGGCTGCCCGGGCCCTGGCCCGCCGCGGCCAGTTGGGATCTGAGGATCTGCAGGACGTTCTGGACGAAAAACGTCAAACGATTGCCCGCAGTGAGGTACTGGAGTTCTGTCGCAGCGATGCGGGAACCGAAGCCATCGGTGGCCTCGATGGTCTCAAGACCTGGCTGAACCAGCGGCACCGGGCCTTCTCGGAAGATGCACGGCGTTTCGGACTGCCTCTGCCCCGTGGCGTCCTGCTCGTGGGCCCTCAAGGCACCGGCAAATCCCTCACGGCCAAGGCCATCGCCTGCAGTTGGTCGATGCCCCTGTTGCGGCTGGATGTGGGGCGGCTGTTCGCGGGTCTGGTGGGGGCCAGCGAGGCACGCACTCGCGAGATGATTCAACGGGCTGAAGCCATGGCACCCTGCGTGCTCTGGATCGATGAGATCGACAAGGGCTTCGGCGGGGATGGCCGCAGTGACGGCGGCACAACCCAGCGGGTTCTGGCCAACGTGCTCACCTGGATGGCGGAGAAACAGTCACCGGTGTTCGTGGTGGCCACCGCCAACGGCGTTGAGAAGCTGCCACCGGAGCTGCTGCGAAAGGGACGTTTCGATGAGATCTTCATGCTCGATCTGCCCAGCAGCGCTGAGCGCCGCAGCATTCTTGAGCTGCATCTGGAACGGAGACGACCGGGGCTGAAGCTTCCCCTGGAGACGGTGGTAAGCCGCAGTGAGGGCTTCTCAGGTGCCGAGCTGGAGCAGACCGTGATCGAAGCGATGCACCTGGCCTTTGCCGACAACCGTGAGTTGACGGAGCCTGATCTGATTGGAGCGGCCTCCCAGCTCATCCCCCTCTCCCGCACCGCCAGCGAACAACTCGAGCGGCTGAAACTGTGGGCTGACGGCGGCCGTGCCCGCCCCGCCTCTGTTGCTGCAGGTAACGAAGCCTGA
- the rsmI gene encoding 16S rRNA (cytidine(1402)-2'-O)-methyltransferase, which yields MQRDEPSGGSLYLVGTPIGHLGDLSPRARDLLRSVDVIACEDTRHSGQLLSSLGAGGRKLSFHQHNTRTRVPQLLDLLAEGQSLAVISDAGLPGISDPGEELVAAAHQAGHPVICIPGPCAATTALVSSGLPSGRFCFEGFLPAKGKERRARLEAISHEPRTTVLYEAPHRLITLLEELQHHCGGDRPLQVARELTKRHEEQVGPTVDRALLHFQQHPPQGECTVVLGGAPSQNVEEPDDDDLLRQLQALQDEGASASDAARQLAQTTGLSRRRLYALLHQGTSN from the coding sequence ATGCAGCGGGATGAACCAAGCGGCGGCAGCCTTTATCTGGTGGGCACTCCCATTGGTCATCTGGGGGACCTGTCACCACGCGCTCGTGACTTGCTCCGCAGCGTGGATGTGATCGCCTGTGAAGACACCCGCCACAGCGGACAGCTGCTCAGCAGCCTTGGAGCGGGCGGCCGCAAGCTGTCCTTTCATCAGCACAACACCCGCACCCGCGTGCCCCAACTGCTGGATCTGCTGGCGGAGGGTCAAAGCCTGGCGGTGATCAGTGATGCCGGGCTGCCGGGCATCAGCGACCCCGGTGAAGAGCTGGTGGCCGCAGCGCACCAGGCCGGCCATCCCGTGATCTGCATCCCTGGCCCTTGCGCCGCCACCACTGCTCTGGTGAGCAGCGGCCTGCCCAGCGGACGCTTCTGCTTCGAAGGATTTCTGCCGGCCAAAGGCAAGGAACGGCGGGCCCGCCTCGAAGCCATCAGCCATGAACCCCGCACAACGGTGCTGTACGAAGCGCCGCACCGCCTGATCACGTTGCTCGAGGAACTCCAGCACCACTGCGGAGGAGACCGTCCTCTGCAGGTGGCACGGGAACTGACCAAGCGCCATGAAGAACAGGTGGGGCCAACGGTGGATCGTGCCCTGCTGCACTTTCAGCAGCACCCGCCCCAAGGGGAATGCACGGTTGTGCTGGGGGGAGCACCGTCGCAGAACGTCGAAGAACCCGACGACGACGACCTGCTCAGGCAGCTGCAGGCGTTACAGGACGAGGGTGCAAGCGCCAGTGACGCTGCACGGCAACTGGCCCAGACCACAGGGCTGTCCAGACGACGCCTGTATGCCCTCTTGCACCAGGGCACGTCAAACTGA
- a CDS encoding DUF177 domain-containing protein — MIEALEPVPLQELRALGTAKVWEVEGELDELPSLTPVRGHVSAEHRGNVLAVEGRLNTIVTLCCDRCLNQFNQKLSCTPSELIWLGDEQPTADELELSGEVAEMEGLVDVLDPRGQFDPQQWAFEQLNLLLPVVNHCGDHCPGPPGLQQQPVIPDTKTKAVDPRWQALQQLQQQIDQP, encoded by the coding sequence GTGATCGAGGCACTGGAGCCTGTTCCCCTCCAGGAGCTCCGGGCCCTCGGCACCGCGAAAGTCTGGGAGGTTGAGGGTGAGCTCGATGAGCTCCCCTCACTCACACCAGTGCGAGGCCATGTTTCCGCAGAGCACCGCGGCAACGTCTTGGCGGTTGAGGGGAGACTCAACACGATCGTCACGCTCTGCTGCGATCGCTGCCTGAATCAGTTCAATCAGAAGCTCAGCTGCACGCCTTCCGAGCTGATCTGGCTGGGAGACGAGCAACCGACGGCCGACGAGCTGGAGCTTTCCGGAGAGGTGGCCGAGATGGAAGGGCTGGTGGATGTTCTCGATCCACGCGGTCAATTTGACCCCCAGCAATGGGCCTTCGAACAGCTCAACCTGCTGTTGCCGGTTGTCAATCATTGCGGTGACCACTGCCCAGGCCCACCAGGCCTCCAGCAGCAGCCCGTGATCCCAGACACCAAGACAAAGGCTGTGGATCCCCGCTGGCAGGCCCTGCAGCAGCTTCAGCAGCAGATCGATCAGCCATGA
- the rpsN gene encoding 30S ribosomal protein S14 — protein sequence MAKKSMIARDVKRKKTVERYAAKRAALMAAFNAAEDPMDRLEIHRKIQALPRNSARIRVRNRCWATGKPRGVYRDFGLCRNQLRERAHKGELPGVVKSSW from the coding sequence ATGGCCAAGAAGTCGATGATCGCTCGCGATGTGAAGCGCAAGAAAACGGTTGAGCGCTATGCGGCCAAGCGCGCAGCACTGATGGCAGCCTTCAACGCAGCCGAAGATCCGATGGATCGCCTGGAGATCCATCGCAAGATTCAAGCTCTGCCCCGCAACAGCGCACGCATCCGTGTGCGCAACCGCTGCTGGGCCACCGGCAAGCCCCGCGGCGTCTATCGCGATTTCGGTCTCTGCCGTAACCAGCTGCGTGAGCGCGCCCACAAAGGTGAACTCCCCGGCGTGGTCAAGTCCAGCTGGTGA
- the rseP gene encoding RIP metalloprotease RseP translates to MNVLAALLVLALLIVVHEAGHFLAATLQGIRVSGFSIGFGPALIKRQRRGVTYALRLLPLGGFVAFPDDDEESTIPADDPDLLRNRPIPQQALVVAAGVLANLALALMVLFAQAAFVGVPAAPDPGVLVVQVQPGGAAARSGLRAGDQILSLNAQPLAAGQRGVEAMVRDVKAAPERAIRVERKRGDETSSLELIPDDQQGTGKIGAQLQANISGEMRPVRNPGELVLTTGSQFSQMLQQTVRGYAGLLTNFRATAGQVSGPVKIVEMGAQLSQQGGSGLVLFSALISINLAVLNSLPLPLLDGWQMMMLAIQSVRGRPVSERIQMAFVQSGFLLLVGLTLVLIVRDTSQLPVVQQLMGR, encoded by the coding sequence ATGAACGTGTTGGCCGCCCTTCTGGTGCTCGCCCTGCTGATCGTGGTGCATGAGGCCGGCCATTTCCTCGCTGCCACGCTCCAGGGCATCCGCGTCAGCGGTTTTTCCATTGGCTTTGGCCCGGCCCTGATCAAAAGGCAACGGCGTGGGGTGACCTACGCCCTGCGGCTGCTGCCCCTGGGTGGTTTCGTCGCCTTCCCTGACGACGATGAGGAGAGCACGATCCCGGCTGATGATCCGGATCTGCTGCGCAACCGGCCCATCCCCCAGCAAGCCCTGGTGGTGGCTGCGGGGGTGTTGGCCAACTTGGCCTTGGCACTGATGGTGCTGTTCGCTCAGGCAGCGTTTGTCGGCGTTCCCGCCGCGCCGGATCCGGGGGTTCTGGTGGTGCAGGTGCAACCGGGTGGCGCTGCCGCCCGCTCCGGGCTTCGTGCCGGTGACCAGATCCTCAGCCTGAATGCCCAACCCCTTGCCGCCGGACAACGGGGCGTTGAAGCGATGGTTCGGGATGTGAAAGCAGCACCCGAGCGAGCCATCCGTGTGGAGCGAAAGCGAGGAGACGAGACGTCCAGCCTTGAACTCATCCCCGACGATCAACAGGGCACAGGAAAAATCGGCGCCCAGCTGCAGGCCAACATCAGTGGGGAGATGCGCCCCGTGCGCAATCCCGGTGAACTGGTGCTCACCACCGGCTCGCAATTCAGCCAAATGCTGCAGCAAACCGTGCGTGGCTACGCCGGCCTCCTGACCAACTTCCGCGCCACGGCGGGGCAGGTGAGTGGCCCCGTCAAGATTGTTGAGATGGGAGCTCAGCTCAGCCAGCAGGGGGGATCCGGGTTGGTGCTCTTCTCAGCCCTGATCTCCATCAATCTGGCGGTGCTCAATTCACTGCCGCTGCCGCTGCTCGATGGCTGGCAGATGATGATGCTGGCGATTCAATCCGTTCGGGGGCGTCCGGTGTCCGAACGGATCCAAATGGCCTTCGTGCAATCCGGTTTTCTTTTGTTGGTGGGGCTCACGCTTGTGCTGATCGTGCGTGACACCAGCCAGCTGCCGGTGGTCCAGCAATTGATGGGTCGCTAG
- the serS gene encoding serine--tRNA ligase, which yields MLDQRLVRDNPETIAQQLGRRGKAVDLTKLQLIAQKQRDLEQQRSNLRAEGNRIGKEVGQRIKSGADPKGDEVAELRQQGNAIKQKVAVLEEEEKQLSSELKQQLLGFPNLPSEACPDGRSEDDNVEVRRWGTPRVDDSLDEHWQIAERLQLFDTERSVRIAQSRFVTLMGQGARLERGLINFMLDLHTSKGYREVLPPVLVNSASLTGSGQLPKFAEESFRCAEDDLWLTPTAEVPVTSLHRDEIIPADQLPLRYAAYSPCFRREAGSYGRDTRGLIRLHQFNKVELYWFVHPDHSEEAHQQITADAEAVLQALELPYRVLDLCTADLGFSARRTYDLEVWLPGAGAYREISSCSVCGDFQARRSSIRTKEGKATKLVHTLNGSGLAVGRTMAALLENGQQPDGSVLLPKALVPYVGRERLQPE from the coding sequence GTGCTCGATCAGCGCCTTGTGCGTGACAACCCCGAAACGATCGCCCAGCAACTGGGGCGTCGAGGTAAGGCTGTTGATCTCACCAAACTGCAGTTGATTGCTCAGAAGCAGCGCGATCTGGAGCAACAACGCAGCAACCTGCGGGCGGAAGGAAACCGGATCGGAAAGGAAGTCGGCCAACGCATCAAGTCGGGCGCTGATCCCAAAGGCGACGAGGTCGCCGAACTCCGCCAACAGGGCAATGCCATCAAGCAGAAGGTGGCGGTGCTGGAGGAAGAAGAAAAGCAGCTCTCCAGTGAGCTCAAGCAGCAGCTGCTGGGGTTCCCCAACCTCCCCTCAGAGGCCTGTCCTGATGGGCGCAGCGAAGACGACAACGTTGAAGTGCGCCGCTGGGGTACCCCCCGGGTTGATGACAGCCTCGACGAGCACTGGCAGATCGCTGAGCGGTTACAGCTGTTCGACACCGAACGCTCCGTCCGCATTGCGCAGAGCCGTTTTGTCACGTTGATGGGCCAGGGGGCACGCCTGGAGCGTGGCCTGATCAATTTCATGCTCGACCTCCACACGAGCAAGGGCTACCGCGAGGTGCTGCCCCCTGTGCTGGTGAACAGCGCCAGCCTCACCGGATCAGGACAACTACCCAAGTTCGCTGAGGAAAGCTTCCGTTGCGCGGAGGACGACCTCTGGCTGACACCGACCGCTGAGGTGCCCGTGACCTCCCTGCACCGGGACGAAATCATCCCGGCAGATCAACTGCCCCTTCGCTACGCCGCCTACAGCCCCTGCTTCCGCCGTGAGGCCGGCAGCTATGGCCGCGACACCCGTGGCCTGATCCGCCTGCACCAATTCAACAAGGTGGAGCTGTACTGGTTTGTGCACCCCGATCACTCCGAAGAGGCGCACCAACAGATCACGGCCGATGCAGAGGCCGTGCTTCAGGCGCTGGAGCTGCCCTATCGGGTCTTGGACCTCTGCACCGCCGACCTCGGCTTTTCCGCCCGCCGGACCTACGACCTTGAGGTGTGGCTGCCGGGGGCGGGGGCTTACCGGGAAATCTCCAGTTGCAGCGTCTGTGGCGATTTCCAGGCGCGACGGTCCTCCATCCGCACCAAGGAAGGCAAGGCCACAAAGTTGGTTCACACCCTGAATGGCAGTGGCCTGGCCGTCGGCAGAACCATGGCGGCCCTGTTGGAAAACGGCCAACAGCCCGACGGCAGCGTCCTGCTGCCCAAAGCGCTGGTGCCCTACGTCGGCCGCGAGCGACTCCAGCCAGAATGA
- a CDS encoding DUF3288 family protein, with protein MTDDTQQTHPLYAIDRDQIDAVLGHGDEPGPQQLTTIAALFSRYADFPGAEDIRDDLQKCLTLWGLSRDELNLKTRQIWESGWRPGQDPGAEGVGSGADVEDADA; from the coding sequence ATGACCGACGACACGCAGCAAACCCATCCGCTTTACGCCATCGATCGTGACCAGATTGATGCTGTGTTGGGTCATGGGGACGAACCAGGCCCGCAGCAGTTGACAACGATTGCTGCATTATTTTCGCGATATGCGGATTTTCCTGGAGCTGAAGATATTCGTGATGATCTGCAGAAATGTCTCACGCTATGGGGACTTTCGCGCGACGAGTTGAACCTCAAGACGCGTCAAATCTGGGAGAGTGGCTGGCGGCCTGGGCAGGATCCTGGGGCTGAAGGTGTTGGTTCCGGGGCCGATGTGGAGGATGCAGATGCTTGA
- a CDS encoding 3'(2'),5'-bisphosphate nucleotidase CysQ, with protein sequence MMPSSAVLPAGVDKEALLTELRRLSWGAADILRAYARGEQPPHGFPKALSVDEGGEGPVSAADLAVNKWLLDGLSAAFPKADWTLLSEETAKEQLTEGQPLPAEWLWILDPLDGTKDFLQGTGEYAVHLALVRDKRPVIGVVLLPEADELWIGIVGEGAWCEDRQGERSPVRFSDRTEVSDLILVASRSHRDDRLVKLIDALNLGGSKAVGSVGFKVATILRGETDLYVSLSGKSAPKDWDMAAPEAVLLAGGGRFTHADQADLTYNTGDVRQAGCLIASHGKAHAELGERATRAMAEIDPGFQV encoded by the coding sequence ATGATGCCCAGCTCTGCCGTCCTCCCCGCTGGCGTTGACAAGGAGGCTCTGCTAACGGAATTGCGTCGCCTGAGTTGGGGTGCCGCCGACATCCTGCGGGCCTATGCCCGCGGCGAGCAGCCTCCGCATGGTTTCCCCAAGGCGTTGAGTGTCGATGAAGGCGGAGAGGGCCCTGTGTCTGCGGCTGATCTGGCCGTGAACAAGTGGTTGCTGGATGGACTGTCGGCCGCGTTCCCCAAGGCCGACTGGACGCTGCTCAGCGAGGAGACCGCCAAGGAGCAGCTCACGGAAGGCCAACCGCTGCCGGCGGAGTGGCTGTGGATTCTCGATCCCCTGGATGGCACGAAGGATTTTCTGCAGGGCACAGGCGAATACGCCGTTCATCTGGCCCTGGTGCGCGACAAGCGGCCGGTGATCGGCGTTGTGCTTCTACCGGAAGCCGATGAACTTTGGATCGGCATCGTTGGTGAGGGTGCCTGGTGTGAAGACCGTCAGGGTGAGCGTTCGCCAGTTCGCTTCAGCGACAGAACCGAGGTTTCAGATCTGATCCTGGTGGCCAGCCGCAGCCACCGCGACGACCGTTTGGTCAAGCTCATTGATGCCCTCAATCTCGGCGGTTCCAAAGCCGTGGGCAGCGTTGGCTTCAAGGTGGCCACGATCCTGAGAGGCGAAACCGACCTCTACGTTTCCCTCTCCGGCAAGAGCGCTCCCAAGGATTGGGACATGGCTGCTCCGGAGGCGGTGTTGCTGGCGGGCGGTGGTCGTTTCACCCATGCCGATCAGGCCGACCTCACCTACAACACCGGCGATGTGCGACAGGCTGGCTGTCTGATCGCCAGCCATGGAAAAGCCCACGCCGAGCTCGGAGAGCGTGCGACGCGGGCCATGGCCGAGATCGATCCCGGCTTTCAGGTCTGA